A window from Drosophila subobscura isolate 14011-0131.10 chromosome O, UCBerk_Dsub_1.0, whole genome shotgun sequence encodes these proteins:
- the LOC117897879 gene encoding uncharacterized protein LOC117897879 produces MNSYVKIHMWSDENTLFLIKLVKNSRYVWDSTHASYKQKTKRQNFWLEAAKKMNRETGLKMEVGEVKKKWQNIRAYYYAERNKLMKAARNGTPDGEVRSAWKYMDEMNFMANCRIPPGYNPDTSVSHNDMTYNDGEESFDEEKYPVEEGSPQVQEQLEFCSPWSPAPAPKRKRSESDSNDAILTKISDSQKVLTDVLAMPTKANPQGDFGAFIAGELKKLDVDLSKRLEIKILQLITDFKIKQLTRDEESH; encoded by the exons ATGAACAGCTATGTGAAAATTCATATGTGGAGCGACGAAAATACgctttttttaattaagttggTGAAAAACTCCCGCTATGTTTGGGACTCCACACATGCCAGCTATaagcagaaaaccaaaaggcaGAACTTCTGGCTGGAAGCTGCCAAAAAGATGAACAGAGAGACTGGCCTCAAAATGGAAGTTG GTGAAGTcaaaaagaaatggcaaaacatCCGAGCGTACTACTATGCGGAGCGCAACAAATTGATGAAGGCAGCGCGCAATGGCACGCCGGATGGGGAAGTGCGCAGCGCCTGGAAGTACATGGACGAGATGAACTTTATGGCAAATTGTAGAATACCACCAGGATACAATCCCGATACGTCAGTCAGTCACAACGATATG acCTACAACGATGGTGAGGAAAGTTTCGATGAAGAGAAGTACCCGGTTGAGGAGGGTTCTCCTCAGGTGCAGGAACAGCTGGAATTCTGCAGTCCCTGgtcgccagcgccagcaccaaagagaaagagatccGAGTCCGATTCTAACGATGCCATTTTGACTAAAATTTCCGACTCGCAGAAAGTGCTCACCGACGTCCTGGCGATGCCGACAAAAGCAAATCCTCAGGGCGACTTTGGTGCATTCATTGCTGGCGAGCTAAAGAAATTAGATGTAGATTTAAGCAAACGTTTGGAGATCAAAATATTACAATTAATTACCGATTTCAAAATCAAGCAGTTGACACGCGACGAGGAAAGCCATTAA
- the LOC117897877 gene encoding protein ANTAGONIST OF LIKE HETEROCHROMATIN PROTEIN 1, which translates to MESRKKLCAALLLMQNNYLIAAHMLKKQSRRKRELGSSKYALQRELADIEFKMSREIQDEDSLLYGRVLRMTPEQFHFILEMVRPVIQEKKTPLRSSITPEERLKVTLFYLSTGRMPFRQTKPEYMPTITKILRETIPALYNVLNGEYLPFPTSADEWKQIAADFYDIWGFPNCIGAIDGKHCKTRPMASTGDTNMMLMVIVDAKYRFVYVNVSTDTRIGDADVWLHSDLKYSLDDNSIHVPPPTALPHSNRISPYTLVSGESFPLTEYNMKPYIHKNLSESQQHFNYMLSRSRRVVENAFGMLANRFRVIFSPIKQVPMTFSKIVLTCFCLHNFLREESIRTNINLDIIPNVELQRRASCIVEENFIEQMLDHRTVKSTGHGPQAREGLREYFSKLHFNSDD; encoded by the exons atggaaaGCCGAAAAAAACTATGTGCAGCATTGTTATTAATGCAAAACAATTATCTGATTGCGGCTCACATGCTGAAAAAGCAGAGCCGGCGCAAGCGAGAGTTGGGGTCCTCGAAATATGCACTGCAACGCGAACTAGCAG ATATCGAATTTAAGATGAGCCGGGAAATACAAGATGAAGACTCCCTACTTTATGGTAGAGTATTGCGAATGACACCAGAacagtttcattttattttggaaATGGTGCGGCCTGTCATacaggaaaagaaaacaccaTTAAGGAGCAGCATTACACCAGAGGAACGCTTGAAGGTGACGCTTTTCTATCTGTCCACTGGTAGGATGCCATTTCGACAAACAAAACCCGAATATATGCCCACAATAACGAAGATATTAAGAGAGACAATACCCGCTTTGTACAATGTGCTAAATGGAGAATATTTACCCTTTCCGACGTCAGCAGACGAATGGAAACAGATTGCCGCAGATTTCTACGATATTTGGGGATTTCCCAATTGCATAGGAGCTATAGATG GAAAGCACTGCAAAACACGACCCATGGCCAGCACAGGGGATACCAACATGATGTTGATGGTCATCGTGGACGCCAAGTACAGATTCGTCTATGTGAATGTCAGCACAGACACTCGCATTGGAGACGCTGATGTGTGGCTGCACTCTGATTTGAAATATAGTTTGGATGACAACAGCATTCATGTGCCACCGCCAACTGCTCTGCCGCACTCGAACCGCATATCGCCGTACACGCTGGTCTCTGGTGAGTCCTTCCCCCTCACCGAGTACAACATGAAGCCGTACATTCACAAGAATCTCAGCGAGAGTCAGCAGCATTTCAATTATATGCTCTCGCGAAGTCGCCGCGTTGTGGAGAATGCCTTTGGGATGCTGGCCAATCGTTTTCGAGTTATATTTTCGCCCATCAAACAGGTCCCTATGACATTCAGCAAGATTGTCTTGACCTGCTTTTGTCTGCACAACTTTTTGAGAGAGGAATCCATACGCACGAATATCAATTTGGATATCATTCCAAATGTGGAACTGCAGCGTCGTGCATCGTGCATCGTGGAGGAGAACTTTATTGAGCAAATGCTGGATCATCGCACTGTAAAGTCGACAGGACATGGTCCCCAAGCGAGGGAAGGTCTTAGGGAATACTTTTCGAAATTACACTTTAATTCGGATGATTAA
- the LOC117896391 gene encoding zinc metalloproteinase nas-8, whose translation VGALPVLDLDSDDDAIDLSDLGDAIFGNPDSETTGVLVDAHDEQSPQNPEELGTYYEGDILIPLSYREERSNGSRNGILAQSYRWPAAIVPYEIKGPFTTQELGNIKHAFKEYHTKTCVRFKPRTNEKDYISIGSGKSGCWSSIGRLGGRQEVNLQSPNCLRTYGTPIHELMHALGFFHEQNRHERDTYVKVMSDNIKPDMMANFEKASARTQSAFGVDYDYASVMHYSSTSFTRNGQPTLKALRAGSAASQMGQRKGFSAGDVRKINAMYKCAV comes from the coding sequence GTGGGGGCCCTGCCAGTCCTGGATCTGGACTCCGACGACGACGCCATTGACCTGTCGGACCTGGGTGACGCCATATTCGGTAATCCGGACAGCGAGACCACTGGCGTTCTAGTCGATGCGCATGATGAGCAATCCCCGCAGAATCCCGAGGAGCTGGGCACCTACTACGAGGGCGATATTCTCATTCCGCTGAGCTATCGCGAGGAGCGTTCGAATGGAAGTCGCAATGGGATCCTCGCACAGAGCTACCGCTGGCCGGCAGCTATTGTGCCCTATGAGATCAAGGGACCCTTCACGACCCAGGAGCTGGGCAACATCAAGCACGCCTTCAAGGAGTACCACACCAAGACCTGCGTGCGCTTCAAGCCGCGCACCAACGAAAAGGACTACATATCCATTGGCAGCGGCAAGTCAggctgctggagcagcattGGTCGGCTGGGTGGACGCCAGGAGGTGAATCTACAATCGCCCAACTGCCTGCGCACCTACGGCACGCCCATACACGAACTGATGCATGCCCTGGGCTTCTTTCACGAGCAGAATCGCCACGAGCGGGACACGTACGTCAAGGTGATGAGCGACAACATCAAGCCCGATATGATGGCCAACTTCGAGAAGGCCAGCGCACGCACACAGTCGGCCTTTGGCGTGGACTATGATTATGCCAGCGTGATGCATTATTCGAGCACCAGCTTCACGCGCAACGGGCAACCCACGCTGAAGGCGCTGCGTGCCGGATCGGCGGCCAGTCAGATGGGACAGCGCAAGGGTTTTTCTGCTGGCGATGTGCGCAAAATCAATGCCATGTACAAGTGCGCGGTGTAA
- the LOC117896390 gene encoding uridine-cytidine kinase isoform X1, whose product MGDSNKGDTLRLPNGDALTGDEVKSPFLIGVAGGTASGKSTVCKKIMEQLGQAEMDHTQRQVVAISQDSFYRELTAAEKAKAQKGLFNFDHPDAFNEELMYNTLQGILKGHKVKIPGYDYRTNSLDFENMLVIYPADVVLFEGILVFYFPKIRDLFHMKLFVDTDSDTRLARRVPRDINERGRDLDAVLTQYMTFVKPAFEEFCSPTKKFADVIIPRGADNTVAIDLIVQHIRDFLNNRSRPGSTGNMALYMNLDLNASGIMGPGKATSGKRQWHLQCHQTFLHALQGAQHAGKFLLRHEQESAAPLSSGVKAQRSAVQGHSTASTVGEMLIILLL is encoded by the exons ATGGGCGACTCAAACAAAGGAGATACTCTACGTCTGCCGAATGGCGATGCACTGACGGGCGATGAGGTCAAGTCACCGTTCCTGATTGGCGTGGCAGGCGGCACGGCCAGCGGCAAGTCCACGGTGTGCAAGAAGATCATGGAGCAGCTGGGCCAGGCCGAAATGGATCATACACAGCGCCAAGTGGTGGCCATCAGTCAGGATAGCTTCTATCGCGAGCTGACGGCTGCCGAGAAGGCCAAGGCACAAAAGGGATTGTTTAACTTTGATCATCCGGATGCGTTCAATGAGGAGTTGATGTACAATACGCTGCAGGGCATTCTGAAGGGGCACAAGGTGAAGATTCCCGGCTATGACTACCGCACCAATTCGCT GGACTTTGAGAACATGCTGGTTATCTATCCAGCGGATGTGGTGCTGTTTGAGGGCATTTTGGTCTTCTATTTTCCCAAAATACGCGATCTCTTCCATATGAAACTGTTTGTGGATACCGACTCGGACACGAGACTGGCGCGACGAG TGCCACGTGATATCAATGAGCGTGGCCGGGACCTGGACGCTGTGCTCACCCAGTACATGACGTTTGTGAAGCCCGCCTTCGAGGAATTTTGCTCGCCC ACAAAAAAGTTTGCTGACGTTATAATACCACGCGGGGCTGATAACACAG TGGCCATCGACCTGATTGTGCAGCACATACGAGACTTTCTCAATAATCGCTCACGTCCGGGATCCACCGGCAACATGGCGCTCTACATGAATCTGGACTTGAATGCCAGCGGCATAATGGGCCCAGGTAAGGCCACAAGCGGCAAG CGGCAATGGCACCTACAATGCCATCAGACGTTTCTCCACGCTTTGCAAGGAGCTCAACATGCAGGGAAATTTCTTCTTCGACACGAACAAGAATCTGCCGCACCACTAAGCAGCGGTGTGAAGGCACAACGGAGCGCAGTACAAggccacagcacagcatcTACCGTAGGCGAAATGTTAATTATATTGTtgttataa
- the LOC117896390 gene encoding uridine-cytidine kinase isoform X2 gives MGDSNKGDTLRLPNGDALTGDEVKSPFLIGVAGGTASGKSTVCKKIMEQLGQAEMDHTQRQVVAISQDSFYRELTAAEKAKAQKGLFNFDHPDAFNEELMYNTLQGILKGHKVKIPGYDYRTNSLDFENMLVIYPADVVLFEGILVFYFPKIRDLFHMKLFVDTDSDTRLARRVPRDINERGRDLDAVLTQYMTFVKPAFEEFCSPTKKFADVIIPRGADNTVAIDLIVQHIRDFLNNRSRPGSTGNMALYMNLDLNASGIMGPDNFGNGTYNAIRRFSTLCKELNMQGNFFFDTNKNLPHH, from the exons ATGGGCGACTCAAACAAAGGAGATACTCTACGTCTGCCGAATGGCGATGCACTGACGGGCGATGAGGTCAAGTCACCGTTCCTGATTGGCGTGGCAGGCGGCACGGCCAGCGGCAAGTCCACGGTGTGCAAGAAGATCATGGAGCAGCTGGGCCAGGCCGAAATGGATCATACACAGCGCCAAGTGGTGGCCATCAGTCAGGATAGCTTCTATCGCGAGCTGACGGCTGCCGAGAAGGCCAAGGCACAAAAGGGATTGTTTAACTTTGATCATCCGGATGCGTTCAATGAGGAGTTGATGTACAATACGCTGCAGGGCATTCTGAAGGGGCACAAGGTGAAGATTCCCGGCTATGACTACCGCACCAATTCGCT GGACTTTGAGAACATGCTGGTTATCTATCCAGCGGATGTGGTGCTGTTTGAGGGCATTTTGGTCTTCTATTTTCCCAAAATACGCGATCTCTTCCATATGAAACTGTTTGTGGATACCGACTCGGACACGAGACTGGCGCGACGAG TGCCACGTGATATCAATGAGCGTGGCCGGGACCTGGACGCTGTGCTCACCCAGTACATGACGTTTGTGAAGCCCGCCTTCGAGGAATTTTGCTCGCCC ACAAAAAAGTTTGCTGACGTTATAATACCACGCGGGGCTGATAACACAG TGGCCATCGACCTGATTGTGCAGCACATACGAGACTTTCTCAATAATCGCTCACGTCCGGGATCCACCGGCAACATGGCGCTCTACATGAATCTGGACTTGAATGCCAGCGGCATAATGGGCCCAG ATAACTTCGGCAATGGCACCTACAATGCCATCAGACGTTTCTCCACGCTTTGCAAGGAGCTCAACATGCAGGGAAATTTCTTCTTCGACACGAACAAGAATCTGCCGCACCACTAA